The following is a genomic window from Crocinitomicaceae bacterium.
GGCAATTTCCAGTGAATTAAACAAGTCATTTTGCTGATTTGATTGGCTTCATTGCTTGCACCCCTAACGTTTTGCGGCTTGGCGTAGTGGCGGATTTTACCACAAATGTTCATACGAAGAACACACTTCAAATATAGCAAAAATGTTTCTACGAAGCACGTCACCCGCCATTACGCCAAACCGCTGTGTGCGCCCCGCATGAGCGGTAGCGCACCCGCAAGCTATTCAAAAAGTTTAAAGTGCAAATTAAATTTCAGAAAAGCAAACGGTGGGTGAAAAGTTCCAGAGGATGAAAGTTCCTTAATTGCGGAAGTAACGTTCGAAAATTTAGCAAGTCGCAAGGTGGTTGAGAGTGATCTCAGCACTGAAGGAAGCGAGCCTGCAAAAGTTGGTACTGAAGAACATGAAGTACATAAGAGGCTAATTAAATGGATGAGCAAGCACACCATTGTGAAGTCCAAAGAACACAAGAAATTTTAATTAGTAGATGTAACAGGAATCGACGGAAGGAACACGCTCTTACCGGGGGAGGTCTTCAATGCTACGAGTTAGCGATGAAGAAGTCAGCAGAGGTCATAGTACTTTAAGCAACGAGCTGTGCGAAAAATTGGAAAAACACAGATGGTCTCACAAAAGAAGGAAGGACTGAACGTAAATAGGTTTTCAATTTTGAATGGACTGAAATTTATTTCATAGCCACCGAAAACGAAAGCAGGAAAAGAACAAAATAAACCAAGAATGATTGCACAAGTTGTACATCCTTACAATCTTCAAAAGCACTACAACAAATAGTGAAAAATGGAGGAAGTGCTGGCATGGATAAAATCCCGACAGAAAAGCTGACGGATAAATTCCGTGAGCAAAAACTTTCTTTACTTGAAGAATTGAAAAAGGAGCGTACAAATCAAAACCCATTCTTGGGGTTGAGATTCCAAAGTCAAACGGAAAACACGTTTGTTAGGAATACCAACCACCACAGAGAGACTGCTCCAGCAAGCGGTTTCAAAGTGATAATGCCTTTGTTTGAGAAAGATTTTCACAAAGACAGTTATGGATTTCGTCCAAATAAAAATGCACGTAATGCAGTAGGCAAAGCGTGGCAAAATATCCACGACGGATTTCAGTATATTGTTGATGTAGATTTGAAAAATTTCTTTGATGAAGTTGATCACTGCCTTTACTAAATTTAATTTACCAAAAAGTAAAATGCAGAAGTACACTTGCATTAATCCGCAAGTGGTTAAGAGCGCCTATACAAATCAAGGGCAAACTTTACAAACGCAGAAAAGGAGTTCCACAGGGAAGTCCGCTGAGTCCACTTTTGTCAAACATTTTGCTCCACGAGTTGGACAAAGAACTAAACAAAAGGATTAAAATTTGTAAGATACGCCGACGACTTTAGCATCTTTACCAAAACCGCAACACAAGCAAAATCAGTGAAGAAGGAAGTAGCTCAGTTTTAAAAACAAAACTCCGCCTCACTATCAATGAAGAAAAAGCGGCATCAAAAAACCCGTTCAATTTTCAATGCTTGGATTTCGTTTTGTACCAACTTACATCAAAGGCGACAAAGGTAAATATCAATTGACGGTAGATGAAAAAGCATGGATCCAGACTTAAACAAAACTAAAATCAATCACCCGAAAAACTTCACCACTCACATTTGCAGAACGCATTTCAAAATAAATGAAGTACAACGAGGATGGCTCAATTATTTTCGAGGTACCAGTATTCATGGAAAATTGCGTGACGCTGATTCGTGGTTAAGAAATCGTCTTCGCTATTGCATTTGGCACGATTGGAAAAAACCAGAGCGAAAGAGAAAGAATTTTATTCGTTTAGGAATTGACCACGATCACGCTTACGCGTGGAGCAGAACGAGAAAAGGTGGTTGGGCAGTTGCACAAAGCCCTATCTTGATCACTACAATTACGCTGAAACGCTTAAAACAAAAAGGCTACGATTCTTTGTTGGATGTTTATTTTAATCTAAACCCATCTCTTTACGAACCGCCGTATGCGAGACCCGCTTGTACGGTGGTGTGAGAGCCTAACCCTATTCCCATTTGGGAGTAGGGCGGGCTACTCGATTACCAGCTGGCGTTCTGTCTTCAGTGTCTTGGAAATAAGGTCTGATAAGTGTTTTGCTGGCCGTTTACTGCTTTTGTGTCGGCTGAGGGTTGGCGGGTTTAAAAATTTTAAAAGGGAAGGAAATTTTAAAAAATAATTTTTCGGTCGGGAAAGGTGGAAGCTCTTTTGCAATTTTTGGATTGAGCATTGGCTTGTGTGAATTGCAAATGTGCTTACAACTGTGGGTTGGCTTCTTTGTTGTCATTCCAATAATAGCTGTCTGGATAAGGTCGTCTGCCAAATATTGCAGTTCCAACACGAATAATCGTTGAGCCTTCTTCAATGGCTGTTTCTAAATCGTTACTCATTCCCATTGATAAATCGTAAACAGGTAAGTCTTTTTCTAACATTCGTATCTGAATGTTCTTTAGTAATTGAAAGCACTTGCGAACTTTTCTGTTTCCGCAGAAAAAGTCCGATGGTCATTAAACCTTTAATATTTAGTCTGTCAAGTTGTTTAACTTGTTGAGCAAAAGTCAAAGTATTTTCGGGTGAAACACCAAACTTACTTGCTTCATAAGAGGTGTTAACTTGGATAAAAACATCCAAGGTTCTATTTTCAAATTCCAATCTCTTTTGCAATTTTTCAGCTAATTCAATTCTGTCAATCGATTGTATGCAGTCAGCATATTTTATAACTTCCTTGATTTTGTTGGTTTGAAGATGTCCTATGAAATGGGTTTGGTGTGGAGTATTTTTCAGTTCTTCATATTTATCTTTTAGCTCTTGTATTTTATTCTCTCCAATTAAGGTTTCTCCTGTTTCAATTGCTGTAATAATATTTTGAGCCGAAACAGTTTTAGTTGCTAATAGAAGTTTAATATCATTGAAGTTTCTGCCTGAAAATTCGGCTGCATTTTTTATTCGTAGTTTAATATTGGCTAAATTTTCAACAATTAAACTCATAGCTGCAATTTGTGTTCCGGACAATCTATTCTCAATTCGTTTTCGGCAAGTTGACTTTTCAAAAGTTTGCAGTAGTGAACACCTTTTTCAAGTTGATAGTTAGAGCAAGTAAAACACATTCTTTGAATAGTGATGATGCCTGATTTGTTTAGGTCATAAATCAATTTCAGCAATCCATTAAGCATTATTGTTTTTTGTTCCTGTGTCAGTTTTTCAATGGGTTGTTCTATTGATGAAGCAAATAATGATGCCTTCTTTGCTATTTTTTTTCCTTCGTTTGTGAGTGATAGCGAAAAACTCCTAGTATCAATGGGGTCAGTCTCCTTGGTTACTAATTCTTTTGAAAGCAAAATTTTTACGCTATCGCTTATTGTAGCTTTTGTCATATTGAACTCATCAGCCAAATATCCTACTTTACACTTTTCCAGCGAGTGGAAGTATATGAAAATTAAAATTTGAATTTGTATCGGACTTAATGAGTTTTCTTTGCTTTCATTCCAAAGTAATACTCTGAATGCTTCAGAAATTCGTTCCAAAGCCACAACAATGCGACTTTCAATTTTTTGGTTTTGCTCCGTTAAGTGAAAAGATGATTTCTTCATAATGTCCATTCGGTTTGTGATGACTTTCTTCATTTACAGTTTTCCATTTCAATAATGAAATACCCTTTTTGTTTGATTTCAGCTTCCCATAGGGGTCGCACTGTTTCGATGTGGCAGAATCTACATTCTTTTGATGTTAAGGGTTGACCTTCTTGTCCTTTGGTTTTTAAATATTCTCTACCATAACCGTAAATTATGGTAGTATCTTTAATTTCTTCGGGTGCAATAATGTCGAAAGTGCATTATGCTACCATCTTTTTGTTACATAGGTGTCCCAAACTGCTACTTTCATTTTTATTTCTGTTTTGATGTTTGATTGTGCCATTGTTGTTATTCCTAGTAACAGGACAATGGCAATCAATATGTTTATTTGTTTCATTTTGTTGAGAATAAAAACCTTGTAAAGATAGGATTCCTAACTTTACAAGGCAAAATTAGTTGGCTTATTTTACTAAAGGTTCGAATCCCCAGTGCTTAAAAATTGAATACCCCTTTTGCCTTATATCATTTTCAATCGCTTTAGTAGCTACTTCTATATGACAAAAAGCACATTCATCAGCACTTATGAGGTTAGTGGCACTAATATTTTCAGCTTTTAAAAAGGAATTACCGAACTCGTAAATTTTCTCTAAGTCAGTAAAACTTGATGGAACAAGTATGTCAAATTTAAGTAGCGTTCCATCTTCTTTTTTAAAGACCGTATCGTAAACTGAAATTTCCATTTTCTTGTGTTATTTTACTTTGTATGGTAAGGATAAATTACCACTAGCTACCGAATACACTTTGTAAACGCCAAGCATTGGTTTGTCTCCGCCACCGTGTCCACCATCACCGCCTGTATTTACTTGCATAAAGGCTGCAACACCGTCAAAGGAAAAATCCGTTTTGTTGTTTATTCGATAATCGGGAACAACTACTCTTATTGTATTTCCTTTTGTGATAACCTGAAAGCCGGGGGAATCCATATACATTGGCATTCCAGGGTTAGTTGGAGGTGAAACGACTGTTGTGTCTTTTGGGTCGAATTGTTTTACAGCTAAGCCACCTTCAACTCGCTTGTCTTCTGTTAAGATTACCCAATGCGGATGCCAAACAATTCCGTCATTGGCAAAATTGCGGTCTGAGTTTTCGTCCCAAAGAGGTGTGTCGTCAAAGTCAGGATGTGATGTAAGGGCTAAAGCCACGATTCCGTCAGTATCGCCAAAGCCAACATCAGTTGGCTTCGAGGAAGTTGGGAAAACGTGCCCCAAAACAGGTGCTCCATTGAGTTGACCTACTGGTGTTGGCGTGGTTTTTCCTGCCGTTCCTTTTACGGTAATTTCCCAAATGGTTGCACCAATTTCAGGTGAGTGTTTTACGCTTACTTTTTTGATTTGGAAATCATCATTGTTGTAGTTACCGCATTTGTCGCAAGCAAAGCTTTGAACTGCGAAAAGAGAAAGTCCGAGAAGAAGAAATATTTGTTTCATTTTTTTAAAATTTAATTGTTTGAAATAAAGTCAGAAGCCCCAAATAAAATTAGGACTCCTAACTTGTTGGGTGAAATTTTTTAACCTTTTACATCGGTCATAGATGCACCAAAGTTGATGTGTAACACATTACCGTTTGGTGTTAGCAATGCTGGAACAGATTTTACACCTGCTTTTTCCGCTTCTGCAATTCGGTTACGGTCTTCGCCAATGTGAACGATTTCTACATTAGTTGCTCCAATTAGGTTAACGATGTCGTGCTCTGCACTCACACATACAGGACATCCTGCGTGATAGAAAATTGATTTTGCCATTTTTTATGTATTTTATTGTTGTTTGGCATTATTGCCGCCGCAAATATAGTAAGGAATCCTAACTATACAAATTATTTCTAAGATTTTTTACAGAATATTTTACATCATTGATATTCAACGAGATAAAAATCTTATAAGGGTGGGGGATTGGCTCTTTTGCAAAACTTGGGTTGTGTGTCGGCTTGTGCGGTTTTGCAAATGTGCCGATGTGCGGCTGGCTAAAATTATTTTTTAAAATGTGCGGTGGCAAAAATTTTTAAAACCATTTGGGTCGGGCCAGGAGTGTCGGGAAAAAGGGGGGGGGTTGGGTCAAAGGAGAAGGAAGAATGTCTTCCGTTTTTGGGTCTGTTGGTGGGGAGGGGGTGGTCTTTGGTCTACGCTTCTGGGGGGAACACTTTTGTAAAGGTATTGAATTTATGTCTTTATTGTCTAATGTGTAATAGGAATTTAATGTATTAATTCTTTGTAGTAATATCTTAGATGTTTGGCTTGTTAGCAATGATTCTACCATAAATAGGTTTTAAGCTCCTTAAAATTAGTCTTACTTGAATTACTCCTTATAATGGCATTCTTAGCTGTTATACAATGCTTTTTATGTCTAGTGAATTACAAATTCTATTTTTTTTCCAAGTCCAAATTCAAGCAAGCGGTACAACGTAGACAACTGAATGTCCGACTTACCATTTTCGATTCTTGAAATGAAACTTTTTTTCGCGCCTACTTTTTCTGCAAGTTGTTCCTGTGTCATTTTCGCAAGTCTGCGCTCTTCTTTGATCACCTCACCAATTAAAAAAGCTTTTGCTCTAATTTCAAATTCAGTCCGTTTTTTGGAGCCTCTTTTTCCCCGATACTTCTCTAAGTGTTCTTCAAAAGTCGTTATGTTTTTATTTTTCACCTTTTTCATAGTCCTTTGTCTTTTCGTTAAAGTATGCTTGCATTAATGTAAGAGCTGCGTCAATTTCCTGTTTCGGGTTTTTTTTGGTTTTCTTTTGAAAATTATTGAAAAGCACAACTTATTTTCCCTCATCAAAACAGCAAAATATTCTAAAAATGTTCCCACCTAATTCAATTCGTACTTCATAGAGTCCCTTTGTTCCTTCCATGTGTTTTAGATATTTTTCGGGAATTCTTTCTGTATGCGTTAACACAAACAAAACATAATCAATTTTGTCTCTTATTTTTGATGTCTGTGCATCGAAGAAAGTATGAAAATGATGTTTATAGAAAACGAGCTCTCGAATTTGTTCCATAAATCACTATAACAAAGTTAACTTAAAATGGAACTTGAAACAAATATTGACCAAAGAAATTTTAATGGAAATATGTTGCATAAAGGTTTTGAATGTCATGACACTAATTTTTTTTGGAATTAAAAATCCAGCGGACTCTTAATCTGCTGCACATTGACAAGGGTTACCTGTGTGTAAACCTCCGTTGTTTTGGTACTTGCATGACCTAATAGTGTTTGAATGTAGCGTATATCTGTGCCTGCTTCAAGCAGGTGAGTGGCAAAACTGTGACGCAGCATATGTGGTGTAACGGTTTTCCATATTTTTGCCCTTTTTGCCGCACCAACAATAATTGATCTCACACTACTGGCTGTATATTTTTCACCGCTTATGCCTTCAAATAAGTATTCTTTCGGTCGCCATTCTTTGAAATATGCGCGTAAGTCGTCAAGTAGCGTTGTACTTAAAACCGTGTACCGATCTTTTTTTCCCTTGCCCTGATTTACTCTAATCATCATCCTGGCTGAATCAATGTCTGTAATTTTCATATCGAGCAATTCTTGCCTGCGCAAACCTGCCGAGTAGAGCAGAGATACAATGCATTTATGTTTGATGTTTGCCGTGTGCGCAATAATCTTCTGTACTTCTGATTTGCTGAGTACTTTGGGAAGTTTTTCTACTTTCTCAGGCCGGTCTATCATATAAAAACGGTTAGGCATGCCCATCACATTTTCATAATAGAACTTTATGCTATTGATCATTTGATTGATATAAGTAGATGATTTTCCGCTGCGCACCAACTGATTCATGTAACTCAGTATATCTTCTTCAGAAATTTCCATGAGCGGAATATTCTTAAACTGCTGCATAAAAATACTGAAACAGCAGAGGTATGTTTTTGCTGTATTAAATGAATACATTTTATTCTCTAATTTCTCAACATATTCAATTGGAACCAGCGATGAAATTTCTTCCGACTCATATTTTTTTCGGATTTTTGACATGTCTGCAACTTCAGCTTGTTTGCCGCTAGATTTTTTGGTAAAAAAACCGGAGCCGTTTATCCACGCCTTACCTTTCAGAGATTTGAAAACAAGACCAATGGTTTCTTTACCTGCGGGCAGGTAGAACATCTGAAAAGTATTACTGTAACTGACATTGGGTATAGATTCTAGTACCGGAATGAGTTGTGCTGAACCGTTGAATTTTAATCCTATTTTAGCTTCTCCGTCAACTAAAATATTTTTGAGTGATATGTGTCCGTATGGTGTTGGCTTCATGAGGCAAACGTGCGTTAAAAAAAGACAGAAACAAAAAATAGCCGTATATTTATCCGTATAATGCAACGGGTAGTGGTTGCTACAAAACAAAAAAAGCAGCTAGCTTTAAATCATGTCTTCAACAATGCAAAAAAGAAAATGTATTCAATGTAAAGATTCTTTTGAAGGAAGAATAGATAAAATATTTTGTAGTGATTATTGCAAATCTGCTTTTCATTATGAAAAAAATAAAGCAAAAGAAAAATCACGCTTTAAAATTGTGGATGATCATTTAAAAACCAACAGAAGAATTTTATCAAAATTCAATAAAGCAGGCAAAGCCGTTGTCAGAAAAGAAGATTTAGAAAAGGAAGGATTCAATCCAAATTTTTTCACCAACTACTGGAAAAACCAAAAAGGTGATGTTTACTTATTCTGTTTTGAATTTGGATATTTGAAAAAAACCGAACAAGGTAAATCCAAATACGTGCTTGTAAAATGGCAAGATTATATGAAGAAATAAATCACCGGCAACCGTTCATGTTGATGCAAAAATTCTGACCGCATTTCATCACACAACATCACCCTATGGAAAAGTGAAAAAGTCAGTATCTCACCCACACTTTCTGTGCACCGCTAACCAAGGAGCATCTACCCACAACTGTTGAGCCCTGCGAAACTAGCCTTCATAACAACGTGTGAGCACAGCTCACCAAAGAGTATTCCACACACACCAAGTGAGCACCGCTCACAAAAGTGCCAATTGCAACTTTTGAGCACAGCTCAAAAAAGCCCCCACTCTATGGCATCCCTCTCCTTTGGAGAGGGACCGAGGGTGAGGAAGGAGACATGCATGTTTTACCCACACAAACATAAACCAACGTCACCTCTCCACACTTACCCTCAAGCAAGGGCAAATTTTCTTTCTCACCACCAAGCAGAATTTTATTAGGTACATACCGCTCATTCAGTTCAAGCGTATAGCCCTCATACCCGGGACCGGTAATGGCAATTTGATAATAGGGATATGAAAAATGCATAGCAAGTATTCCCCAGTTTGAGTAGGCTGATCCGTAGGTTTCCATGCCATCATAAACATTCAGTAACATTTGTTTTGCGCGTTGAATATAGGTGTCATTATCAAGTAAGGTACCCAACGCAAAAAGTACACGTGCCATGGTTGAATTGCTTGAAGGAATTACGTTGTCTGACAATTCCATTTTGCGGGCAAACAAATCTTTTGTTTTGTCTGAAGTATAAAAATACATGCCCCCGGTGCTGTCAAAAAAATGTGCGTCAGCATAATGCACTAGGGTCTGTGCATGTTCAATCCAGCGTATATCATACGTACATTCATACAGCTTAATAAATGCTTGTGCGGCAAATGCATAATCATCTAAAAAGCCTTCTATTTTTGTTTCTCCTTTTTGATAGGTGTGAAAAAGCTGACCATCTTTTTTCATTTGTTTTTTTACAATCCAGTTTCCGGTTTCAATAGCCATGTTCAAAAATGTTTTTTCACCAAAACTTTGGTACGCATCAGAAAAGCCAATAACGGCAAGTGCGTTCCAACTGGTAATGCATTTATCATCAAGTCCCGGGCGTACACGTTTATTGCGCGCTTCAAGCAGGCTATTATTTATTGACTGTATTTTATGAGACAATTCTGTTACCGTAATATTTTCTTTTTCTGCAAAGACGCTATCATTTTCTTTGCGGACAAGAATGTAATGACCTTCCCATTTTTCACTTGGCTGCACGGCATAATATCTTGCAGCCAAATCAAAATCATCACCTAAAACAAGTTTCATTTCTTCTTCAGTCCACACGTAATATTTTCCTTCTTCACCTTCACTGTCAGCATCAAGGGCAGCGTAATAGGCGCCGCTTGCATCTTTCATTTCACGCTGCAGCCACTGTATGGTTTGATAAACTACATGTTCATATAAAAGATTTTTTGAACGTTGGTAAGCTTTGGCGTAGAGAGAAATTAATTGTGCATTGTCATACAACATTTTCTCAAAATGCGGCACTTTCCAAAAACTGTCTACTGAGTATCGCGCAAAGCCTCCGCCAATCTGATCATAAATGCCGCCCAAGGCCATTTTTTGCAAAGTCAAATCAACCTGTTGCATCACGGTGTCATCCTCGGTATGCCAGGCATATTGCATTAAAAACTCGTAATTATTTGGCATGGGAAATTTGGGTGCAAAATTGGCACCACCGCGCAGGGTATCAAAGCTGCGTTTCCAGTTTATGATCATTTCATCTGTCTTTTCAGTTGAAATTTCAATGCCGGTTTTTTTCACGCTAATTAATTCTGAAGATATTATTCCTTCAGCAAGATTTTCTGCATACTCAATCATTCTTTTTTTGTCTTGCTGCCAGGTAAAATGAAGATTTTGCAACACTTGTATCCACTGTTCTTTTTGAAAATAGGTACCACCATAAACAGGCCGGCCATCAGGCAAAGTAAAACAGTTCAAAGGCCAACCTCCGCTGCGTGTCATCAATTGTACTGCCGTCATGTACACTTGGTCAACGTCAGGGCGTTCTTCACGGTCAACTTTAATGCATACAAAATATTCATTCATGAGCGAAGCAACCGCAGTATCTTCAAAACTTTCATGCTCCATTACATGACACCAGTGGCATGATGAATAACCAATGCTTACCAGTATCAGTTTATTTTCTGTTTTGGCTTTCTCAAATGCCGCATCACCCCAAGGCAGCCAGTTAACCGGGTTGTGCGCGTGTTGTAAAAGATAGGGACTGGTTTCATGAATCAGGGCGTTGGTGTAGCTGTGTTTTGTGGTGTCGTGCATGATTAATTTTTCTTGTTGGGTTATTATACAAGATGTAAAACAAAGCACAGGCAATAATGTTGTAAGCAAGTTCAAATACTTTGTCATCTCTATTTTCCGTCAGTGTAAGGGTTTGCTTTTTTCTGAGTAAATATAATTAACTTGCCGCTGATTTATTGTTGACTTGTAAATTATAACAGCATAAAAAACCCATATCACATGATAAAAAACACCGCATTAGCATTTCTCTTTTCTACTGCAACGCTTGCTGCATCTGCACAAAATTATTTTCAGCAAGAGGTGAATTATACTATTACCGTTGCGCTGAATGATCAAAACCATACCTTATCTGGTTTTGAAAAATTTGAGTACACAAACAATTCTGGTTTGGCTCTTGATTTTTTATACATTCATATTTGGCCCAATGCCTATCGTGATAATAAAACAGCCTTGGCAAAACAGTTGTACAACATGAATGACATGGGGCTTGAATTTGCAAGTGATGATGACAAAGGATACATTGATTCACTAAACTTTCAGGTTAATGGTGAAGATGTGAAATGGGAGTATGACGCTGAGCATCCTGACATTTGTAAAGTGAATTTAAACGCCGTATTAAAACCGGGTGAAACCATTGTGGTAACAACACCCTTCAAAGTGAAAATTCCTTCAGGTGATATTTCAAGATTGGGACACGTGGGAGAATCATATCAAATTACGCAATGGTATCCTAAACCGGCGGTGTTTGATCAGAATGGTTGGCATCAAATGCCCTATCTTACCCAAGGTGAATTTTACAGTGAGTATGGTAGTTTTGACGTGAGCATTACGGTGCCTGAAAATTATGTGGTGGGTGCAACCGGTGATTTGCGAACTGAATCTGAAATCCGCTTTCTTGACTCATTAGCAAAACGCACGGAAGAAAAATATAAAAACGGAGAATTTAAAGACAGAAAAACTATGACAGGTGGATCAACTGATTTTCCTGAATCATCTGAAAAAATGAAAACCATACGCTTCACGCAAAAAAATGTGCATGATTTTGCCTGGTTTGCTGACAAACGTTTTGAAGTATTAAAAGGTGAAGTAGAATTGCCACACAGCCATCGTAAAGTTACCACGTGGGCCATGTTTGTTACGCATCATCACGCGCTTTGGAAAGACGCGCTGGAGTATTTACATGACGGCACGTATTATTATTCTCTTTGGAATGGTGATTACCCTTACAACAATGTCACTGCTGTTGACGGCACCATTAGCGCGGGCGGGGGAATGGAATATCCAAACATAACCGTGATTGGCAACGCCGGTTCAAAAGAAGAACTTGAAATTGTTATTGTGCATGAAGTTGGTCACAACTGGTTTTATGGCCAGTTAGGTTCTAATGAACGTGACCACGGCTGGATGGATGAAGGATTAAATACCCTCAATGAAATCAGATACATTGAAACTAAATATCCTAAAAATCAACGCTTGTCTGATATGATGATGGGTATGGCTGATAAAGTGCACCTTGAACATTTATCTCATCATGATCTCAATGACATCACGTATTCTATGTCTGCCTGTTATGGCCTTGATCAGCCAATTGAACTTCCTTCGGCTGATTATTCTATGATAAATTATGGCGCCATTGTGTATTCAAAAACCGGTTTGGTATTTACTTATTTGCGTGATTATTTAGGTGATGCAATGTTTGATAGTTGCATGCAGGCTTACTACGCTGAGTGGGAATTTAAACACCCCCAACCTCAAGATTTGAAAAATGCATTTGAAAAAACTTCAGGTAAAGATTTGTCTTGGTTATTCAGTGATATCATACCTACTACCGGACAAATTGATTTTGAGCTGAAAAAAGTAAAAATGGAAAACGGCAATACCGTTGTTACAGTTAAAAATACCGGACAAGTTGACGGACCTGTGCGTGTAGATGCTATCTCAGGCGGAAAAATCAGATCTACCCTGTGGGCTGAACCCGGCTCAAAAAAATCTACCATCACTTTTGAAGGCACCAATTATGATAAAATTTCTATAGACAGTGAACAGCGCATGCCTGAACTGAATCGCAACAATAATACATGGAAAAAGGACGGGCTTTTTCACAAAGTTGAGCCGGTGAAAATGGAATTTTTGGGTGGTGATAATGAGCCTCAGTATTCCATGGCATGGTACACGCCAATTATGGGAGCTAACGTGTATGACAAGTTTATGATTGGTGTTTTATTTCACAATCAAACCTTGCCAAAAAATAAATTTGAATACACTGTTGCACCCATGTTTTCAATAGGTAGAAAAAATTTATCGGGCTTTGCAAATTTCAACTATTCATGGGTGCCTGCAAATAATTTCAAAATGATTACCCTGGGCGTGAACACAAAAACATTTGGTAATGGTTTAGGTGTGCAGCAAGATTCTTTGGCTGATAAAAACTATATGTACTTTACGGTTCAACCGTATCTTGATATGCGCATTGGAAAATCAGCCAAACGTGTTTTTTACAAACAGCGGTTAAAAATTCATGGAACTTATATTAACGAGCAAGGTGATCTTTATCAAAACCAAACCATCAACGGCAGTGTCAACTATTTATTCAGTTATGCAAAACGCATACATAATGTACAGGTAGGTTTGCGTGGTGATTTTTTCAATAACACAACCTCGTATGGCGGTGCTGATTCGTTGAGTTCTATTCTCAATGCGCACGTAGAATTAAAATACAATATCACCTATTGGAAAAAGAAAAAAGAGAAAATTGAAATACGGGTTTATCTTGGAAAAAACCTAATGTACACCGGCGGCTACAATACGCGTTACGGTTTTGCCCTTGGCGGTCAATCAGGCACCATGGATGCAGCCTATGAGT
Proteins encoded in this region:
- a CDS encoding M1 family metallopeptidase, with translation MIKNTALAFLFSTATLAASAQNYFQQEVNYTITVALNDQNHTLSGFEKFEYTNNSGLALDFLYIHIWPNAYRDNKTALAKQLYNMNDMGLEFASDDDKGYIDSLNFQVNGEDVKWEYDAEHPDICKVNLNAVLKPGETIVVTTPFKVKIPSGDISRLGHVGESYQITQWYPKPAVFDQNGWHQMPYLTQGEFYSEYGSFDVSITVPENYVVGATGDLRTESEIRFLDSLAKRTEEKYKNGEFKDRKTMTGGSTDFPESSEKMKTIRFTQKNVHDFAWFADKRFEVLKGEVELPHSHRKVTTWAMFVTHHHALWKDALEYLHDGTYYYSLWNGDYPYNNVTAVDGTISAGGGMEYPNITVIGNAGSKEELEIVIVHEVGHNWFYGQLGSNERDHGWMDEGLNTLNEIRYIETKYPKNQRLSDMMMGMADKVHLEHLSHHDLNDITYSMSACYGLDQPIELPSADYSMINYGAIVYSKTGLVFTYLRDYLGDAMFDSCMQAYYAEWEFKHPQPQDLKNAFEKTSGKDLSWLFSDIIPTTGQIDFELKKVKMENGNTVVTVKNTGQVDGPVRVDAISGGKIRSTLWAEPGSKKSTITFEGTNYDKISIDSEQRMPELNRNNNTWKKDGLFHKVEPVKMEFLGGDNEPQYSMAWYTPIMGANVYDKFMIGVLFHNQTLPKNKFEYTVAPMFSIGRKNLSGFANFNYSWVPANNFKMITLGVNTKTFGNGLGVQQDSLADKNYMYFTVQPYLDMRIGKSAKRVFYKQRLKIHGTYINEQGDLYQNQTINGSVNYLFSYAKRIHNVQVGLRGDFFNNTTSYGGADSLSSILNAHVELKYNITYWKKKKEKIEIRVYLGKNLMYTGGYNTRYGFALGGQSGTMDAAYEYYMMGRNEASGLWSQQRIDNQGGFRTVSWLGTTNQMMFTTNIFIDLPYIPLAGIFADFGVFEDNAGNMDEVYDVGVGFRMADRFGIYFPIYESDNLKNSFATDIKYYQKIRFVLNLNGINSSEIIQSVF